Sequence from the Argopecten irradians isolate NY chromosome 12, Ai_NY, whole genome shotgun sequence genome:
GTGCTTAAAACGTTTATCTCATAACTAAATGTAGCTGTAGATGAGGTGGGTATAGTCAAAATGCAAATAACGTCGACGCCATTCAGGCATATATACTTTCGTCTATAGTATCTATGAGACTTTGACACATTGACTGTCCTGTGCTTTAACTATGTTTATTTCTTATTATTCATCTCTAGGTTTATAAAGTATTGTTACTTATTTGGTTTAAGCAATTAACTAGATGGGTATATGGatgataaaattgaaaaaaaatctgtaattGATGATGGAAAGCTTCGTAATGCATTATATGTTGATGATGGAAAGTTTTGTAATAAACactctattgtttgtttgatgatgGAAagctttttgataaaataaaaagcaCTATACAGTTTGATGATGGAAAGCTTAGTGATAAATGAAACACACTGCAACtacaaatcaaatataattttatgtcAGATGATTGTGATGGTTTCGTCATAAAAGATGATGAGATATTAACGGCATAAAACTcgaattgaaaatgaaattatttttttaccaaAAAGCACAACACATCGATGAAGCATGGTACCATTCCTACAGCAAACATACTAATGAAAGTTTAACAAAGTTTTAATGCACACCATGATGATTATTATCGCtcattaatatattttagtttatattgggGAAGCCAAATGATATTACAGACATTAGACAATTTTGATTTACACGCGATGAAAGTACAACTGTAACGATGATGTCAGTACTTCAACATCTTATTATAATTTCGTATATGATGCTTTAAATTCTGCTTGGCTGCGTTTGCATATAAATCGCAAGAAAATAATAAGCCATTAGAACCAATCATGCAATATGGTGTTAAAGCAATTAAATAAAGGCATGCTAATTAGAATTAATAAAGCAAGCTTAATTAATCATGCAGAAAATAAAGCAACTGTAGTATTGATAATCCAATACCTGGACAAAACCTGATTATATAATCCATATATGAACTCCAAAACATCCTAAATAGCAAATTCTACCTTGGATATTATCGACGACAGTTTTAGTTTAATAGCTTTTACTTTAAACTTTTAATATCAACCAAAGTAATAATACAACGAATGAAACAGACCTTTTTTCGGACTATAAATTATACGTatgtatttatcacaatttCACAAAAAGTTAGCGGCACAACTGGATTATTTCAGTACAATATGCTATCTTGTTGTTGGAGTCTATATATGGAATTCTCAACTAACCAAATGTCATGAAAACATTAAATTCACTAACCTAATGTTTGCCTCATTGTCACCAATACAACTTCTGTACACTTCCTCGACTTTCTTATTAAGAGCCTGTAGCATCTTCTCCTGGTCCTCCGCCTTAAATTCGCCATACGAGAACATTCTGTGGAGTTAAAGACAAGACAACATATTAGATAGCACTAATCATATTGATGATAAGAACAATTGAAATTCAGTAAAAttgtttggggttttttttaatgtaaaaatagataattaagaaaataaaagaatgttatttttgtatacaaccatatgtaataaaattttcaGATGAACAATATTTCTAATAACACTTTTTGGacttttaattttgtataaatgaccgaagtacaaaattattatattacatacatgtatactcatAGGGCTACCATCAGGACTAGCATGCTCTCTGATGTGTAGAAGGGAATTTAGAAAGGTATGCTTTATGTAGAGAAAATAGCCCGAATTAAAAGTGTCATAAtgcctatatatgtatatgctaAAATGATTATCCTGTCAAATGAATATCTGAATAATTTAGTTATATCATTGACCTTAAGTTTTCATTAGGACAATCGTATTCTCTGATCAGTAGAAGTAAACTTTATACGGTTTATTTGATGGGAATAGAAACCTCAAATTCAAAACGATAATGACATaaacaaaaactttttatcTCCTACATAAACTAACTTTAACATGTCGAAATTTAACTGTCAGTTCTTCTCTTCTGTAAAATTATACGTAGCTGACATAATATGTACTTTAGGGTGTCATTTCTTGAAAGGAACTcctaaaatacatatatccgaTAATTACCTAATTATCGTTGTTATGAAATCATTACatcatttgttttttaaaaaatgaaatcaatagtTTTAATGAATATGATTCCTAACAGAACTATTTCCATATGTAGAAAAATATTGTATCATTTCATATGGATTTCCATATAGAATAAAGAAGTAGGACTATAGAACTGTAAGAGATCAGCATGCAAATGTGTCATGTGGAGATCGAGTCACCAAAGCTATACAGAGCTAAGGACACAGTAAGTATATGTGCAAAAGtattaaaaacaaagataaGATCCCAACGCCAAAAAAAACCTGAAAGAAATGAAAACTCAAGTTTGGGTAAAGATTAGGTAGAGGTACATGTTTGGGAGGGTGGGAGTAGGAGCTGGTCGGGATGGGGGAACAAGGGCGATTATACACAGGTAACACAAACTGTCTTGTTTCTCTTTTCTATCATGCTGAAAAGGGAACTTAATTTAATGGCATTTCTAATTAAACTTTCTAGTATTTTGTTGCTAATTTCTTGAAGCTGAAACCCATGAAAACTGtaacatttaatattaatttatttccaTGAATATTCACGGGATAACGCTGTCAACAATTAGTGTACCTTCTGCTACATACAGATGTACGTATCACCAAAAGTTCAGCAGtgaaattataataaattatttcataacattttACAATGTTCTGGTAGAGAAGTGTCAGCTTCAAGTTCTAAGTTCAGTAGTAAGTAAAGAGTTCACGGTACAAACCCCCAATGCTCTACTTCGTCTAACATTGAACTAAAAACAAACACATAAAATACAACATCAGTATCTAGTTGTTACACAACAGTCACACTGTTCAATTGAGGTATTATACATTTATCTGTTTTTATTTCTTCTGAATTTAAAGTATTAACATGGACGAGTGGGGGCACTTGTTCCATTTTACATCATAATCATCAAATGTTGAAATGTAGTACCAGTAGTTTAGGTACTCTACAACTCAATCGTATGATTCTACTTGAAAATTACTACcatatgaaaatcagttaaaataattCTTGACCTTGTATAATCATTCAACCATATCCAAATGTACGATATATAAGTTTAGCTTATAAGCAAACTTAATTTGGCTATGCTAGTATTAGTATCAGCTGATGGGAATAAATGAAAAAGcatcagaaacttccttagtATAAAATACACATTGAAGGGAAGCAAAACAAGAATCAGCTCTTACAGGATGTCAAACCATGTACATAGACTTTTCTTATAATAGTAGAACTAATTTCCAAAAGCGTTTACAAGctataattttaataaaaaatgatcACACTAGATTTTGTACAAGATAGAATTATGTTGCAAAGTTTATCAGGTTAGTATGTAAAAAGCTGTTTGTGTCTTTACAGTTTTTTAAAGTCAGGAACAAaacagtaaatataataaatgtatacattgaTTTCCACACTATAGATtaaaacacacaacaccaagcttaaaaacaaaataaggtTGTTCTATCTACACAATGTTAGTCGGTAaagatgtatgtgtaacatcAATACAAAGTGGGATTTATACAATTACAAACAAATGTTGGACTTGAAAGTGATACACTAAATAATGGACTTTAATTagaattcttaaaataataaattgataataatttttaatccaGTCAAAATCATATGGAAGTGTACTCAGGTTTTATGATcatattacaatacagataatGTAGTCATGTAAAATGCTATTTTAACAAAAGGTAAAAATTAAAACGTTGATGCATTCTTATTTTAGTGACACATTgctaaaaacaacaaaatattaagACAAACACTTACTTGGCTTTAATCTTTAAATCCTCAGCTCGAGCTTCTTCTttcaatatttgtgtatttagtTTGTCTATTTGATCTTTCAATATCTGTGTTTCTTTCTCCCtgaaattaatatacatgtaccaaataaATATACCCTGTACATTTTCTTCTGTAATGCTGCCAACAGTATAGTCATTCAATTTTATGCAttataagagaaaaaaaatatacatatatgtagtaaAATCAAAAAGTATTATTGAGCAATAAACGATTCATCATTACCAACCTATTGCCTAAACTTATAACAACATTGCTAATACATAAACTTATCAGTTTTCCATGTCAATCAAAATGAACCAGACAACAGATATTATAAGTATGCGTGaacacattattttaaaatatttttggaatgtgtttgttatctgtatgttattatctaaatatcataatgttgtcttattttCATCTAAATATCAAAACTTACCCACATTGTAACCTAAACACCATATTATActcacatttttattttagtttgttTTATAGTTTGTTTCATTTCTTCTAATGCTTCTTCTGTTTCTTGACTGTTTTGAATTAATGATAAATTTTGTTCTTCTAATTCAGCAAATATATCTAACAATTGATGGGGGTCAGTAAAGTAAAGGTCCAACTCCTGAAATATACAAAGAgcgttttcattttcaaaattactttgTCTGTTGAAAGGGCCAACTAAAGAGGCAAAATCATATAAAGTTTGTGTAAACAGGACAAATATATCCTCCATTAATTCATGCATGAACTGACAAATTTTATCAATGGAGACATACTTTTTGATACTGTATAGAGCTTTCAATGATTGACAAATGCCATCCATTTCTCTCTTACCAATGAAAGCATAACTATTTTCGAATGTGAATATGAGATTATCATAGAAATCTGATTTTATAGTATGACCAATCTATTTTTATACACTGTAACTTAAATGTCCTTACTTCATCACTGTCTTCATCCGAATCAAGCATTGCTGAAATGACACTGTCTTGATCTGATCTGTAAAACAGGTGTGTGACAACAGTTAGTTTGATATTCTTCTCCATCATTCAGCTGTGCTGATGGGCTAATAACCCAAAGTTTTAATATAACATCAAAACTTAATATTTAAGGTCAATATCTTAGATGCTTCGTTATGTCCATTCATTATTTGGCTTTATGTCAAAACACTGTTTTCCAAAGAGTAAATGTACTTAATGAATATCATACTCTTTTATTCTAAACAAAATTACTAcggtaaattttaatttatatatttagtatgaattttcaataaacattgatataatatattgcCGGCAAGTTTAAAAGAATTATGGTGATCGAGTTATTCATTGACTTgtattgatgaaatatttcacaatatatacaaaatccCATCTCTTTCTTTTTGTTATAGCTATAATTTCACATCAAGAAGTAAACCCTTACTTTTTATTAAGCTATTTCACATCCAGAATCACAACTCTCACTTTTTACTAAATCATCTTATACCTAGAAACACAACccttacattttattttactattttacaTCCAGAAGTAAAACTCTAACATcttattataattttacattaagaGGTAAAAGACTTACTTTTTAATTGCTGAGCCTGTTTTTGATGGTACTTTCTTTTTTGATTTGTCTGCTAATGCCCCTCCACTTTTCTTCAAAACTTGCATATTTTTCTCTTGTTCTCGTTGTTTTTCCTCTCTTCTCTTCTGTCTTTTGATGTCTCTTTCTTCTCTTACTTCCTATTAACATTTCATATCATGAAagtaaatcatatttttatgaaCTGAGCACTTTcatatgataataaaacatgATGTCTTTTTCAATCTCAGTACTGTAGCTCTATAAAGTCAAATCAATTAAGACTATTTTGCTTTGAATTATCATACTTTCTGATCAGTTTAGCATATTAAACAGTATTTAATATACAGGAACTACACACTATAATGATGacataattcattattttaccaaatcaataataatttctactacatgtatcatttaACCCTGAACACTTCAGACGACCTACCTGAGGTGTGAGGCTGTCCAGAAACTTGCGATAAAGCTGATACTCTTTCAATGTGTCTTCATATTTTGAGATTTCAGATTTGATGGTCATCATCTGTGTGTTTATCTTTTTCACTTCTGCTACTTTTTCTAGTTTCgcttttgtttcattttcagccCTGCataataacatacatataattataaatcTGTGAAAGTCACAAAACATTCAAAACAATCTAACAATATATAGTAATAACTTGTGtgaatttaattttcttttaaattgctGTTTGTGGGATAATGtgataatattgttaaaatttctcATCTGGTCATGCTTTTAAATTCGTTTCATTTCACCAAACACATGTACCCAGtacataatttgaaaaaatatgagaaaaaaataataaacaacccagtacatattttgaaaaatatgagaaaaaaataatgcacaATGTTATGTACATACAGATCAAACAGATCAATCAcagttattttgaaaattttagatATCAGTAATAAATTTCATTGTGGTCAAATGTACTGGGAGCTCAAAATGTTTGGTTATATATTAATTGATTTCATCAAAATGATTCTTAATTTAATTACATCTCTGTATTACATATGTTCCAGAGGTTTATTATTGAATCATactaaatgtaattatttttatctttatgtaAACTGAAAAGTAAATTAAAAACTTGGAAAGCAATACTGACAAAATTACAGCTATAACTATAGTATATTTTCCAGTTGTGTGACTGTTCTATATGGAGTGTAAATGGTACAGTTATTTTAGTAACTGTCACTTACTCTCTTACAGCCTCGGCAGAGTTAGCATCATTTTCTTTGAGAAATTCATCAAACATGGCAGCATCCTCCTCCAGATACTGTTCAGCTAATTCAAGTTTTTTCTCCTCCTTTTGAGCCATCTCCTCCAACTTCTTCATCTCGTCACGCTTCACGCCTAATGAGTACTGTAACATACATACAACTATATATTGTAAAGCATAGCAGATTTAAACAACCTGATGGAATAAATCACATGATGGCATGTATTTAATGTTGATTTGttagaaaaataaagaataaatactATGCATTACCTGTACAAGAAACATTTCCCTTTTCTTAGCAATGTATTCTGCCAGAGATTCCTTCTCCACATGTCGAtctgaaaaaaaagagaaatataattaatatatagtGATAATCTACATTATATAAACAGTTTAATAATCCTTGTTCCTTATAAGTCAGCATCTTGTATAGCAGAATATCAGTATAACATCACTTACAAATACAGTAAACAGATTttctgaaatgttctgttatgAGTCTCAATGAAACCTGATTtgagaataaaaaaatcttgacTTGGTTTAGAGTTATACTTGTATAGTGTATTGGCTAGTTTTCTTGACTTGGTTtagagttatacatgtatagtgtattgGCAGCATGCtagttttcattttaaaattgccTTGGTGATCAACTGTTGTACCATTGGTTTATATCTGCATATACTCCTATTTAACTGGACACTTCATATAAATGCATTGTCAATAATTAATCCATTAGATAAATACCTCTTGTAACTCTGATAGTGTACTGTGGATCATCTTTCACTGACACGGTTTTGTCCCCATCTTCTCCATCTTTCTCTTCATCAGAGTCAGCGGGTCGAATCATGGAAGCTGTTCGGAAGTTTACTTTTGATGAATATGTTGTTTTCTCATGCACATGTAACCCTCTCTGGCGAAGTCTCTCCTAGGTATCAAAATAGTAATACTTTACAAACTTATCTCCCAAtacatatattatcatttataaagattaattatcaatcattatattttgcagtgaaaattttaatataaaaaaacaacaaattacaacAAATATTGAAGTTTACAGTAAAGCATGGTTATAGTGAACCCATGGAAACCAATTAACAGAACTTCTTCATAATAAACATAGTTTGttctatatatattacaaacatcttATAAGAGGAGAATGAAAATTACTGTTATAATCATGAACTCATTGGCAACCACTGTCGTATTACCTGTTTCTTCCTTTGCCTTTCTTTGTCACGTAGCACAAAGATATCACTGTCTGGAGCCATCTTAAAAGGATTCCCCTGTGCACCAGCATCATCCGCTGAAATTATGTTAGACATTTATCTGAGTTAAAACTGGCACAAATTGTAACAATTGCATCCTTCATGGTATAATGAGTCAAATCACTAAATCAACCATTTCAGACTggatatgataataaatatttatatgctAATTTACAAGTGCACATGTAAATTTGCATACATAGAAAAATCAAGAatccagtatatatattatatgcattttaGAATTATTTTGTTCATCTGTTCCATAGTATGGTATATAAACTGCAAATGTAATGCCACAAATTAATGAAGATAAAGTCCTCTGATATACCTGACATGATGGAACGACTTGATCCAGATTTTGCTGAGTTAGGAAATGTTACACGACCTGACTGTCCTGAAATAGCTTGCCCTGTAATACAGAATTCAGAGTATCAGCAGAATAACAAAATCACATCTGTGTAATGTAATCAGAATATAacttttttctctgaaaaatattacGTGAATAACCTGAAGACGATTACAGAGGAAAAGAATTAAAATACAAAGACAAACTGAAACATGATCCAAAAATATCCGAATTCTGTTGCATACCATAGTTCTCTGACCATTCTGTATCTGCATTATTACCAGAGATTTATGATAATCTAATAATATTACACGTcaatattgagaaacttctcaatacatgatgtaatgatccAAAGTGTCTCGTcatgctatacctctaacattgttggagtacatTATTACAATGCTATGTCATAGATTTCCCTTTGGGTAATGATTGCtattacaaatgaaatacatatgggttaatattatataattaagcTAGATCCATCCAACGATATTGAACCATGTCGATCAATTACATTTAGCTCAGTCGAGTGTCACTATATTATGAGGGATTTCATTAGATTGTACATGCCCTGTGAGTGTTACAATAGATTAATAGCACATGTACATTACACTTAGCAAGTGAAAATCGACTAAATGCACTCACTTGATTTTTTTCCTGACACATCTGTGTCTGGAGATCCAGGATTGGATCTATTTGGTGAGTCAGCCATGGTCAATAGGAAATtctggaaaaaaatgttaaccGTAACTTAAACTGAAATCAAcccatcaacaaaataaactatAGGACAGGACTGACTTATTGTACATACTGCACAATGTACTGATGTACACTATATATTTTGCACGTGTTATACTTTGAGCTGCATAcgatgtttttttatatattacattcgcatttatgtttacaaatgtgaaatatgtcaaatagtccatacaatgtacaacataatacaacagCACTGACTTCATATACAGCATACATCGTATATAGTAGTCCGCTATAACTAACCATAAATTTCTTATCGATGTCGGCATGAATAAATTGCATGCGATGTCCATGATTTGAAACAGTACCGTTGGTTATATTAAAACTAAACACTTCGAAttaaataatgtgtatatattacTGAATACGGTTCTCTATGTCTAACTGACAGACAGAAAACAGGTGAACTTTACCTTGTGTCCAGCTAGCTCCGATTATGTTTACAATTTCCGTGGCAACATCGCCTGGGTCTATAAGACGCTTGAAAATACCTATGTTATTCAAACGCACTGTAGATGATGATTAGCAACGAGAAGACGGTAGATAACTCTAAATTACTTtaggtagcagaaaacagtagattttTGACTATCTATCAAAATAAGGCGCATACATTAGacatatagatatagtcatttcagtttaaaaaaatacctgtacaaaagtatttatatatacataattcatCTGCAAAACTTTGCAAttacaatatgatattttaataaagatTTGGTCATATTctgcgcttattcatgcatgtgaatacctcgataaaaacaaaatacccgtaaaaaatgcaaaatatcatgaattttagcccaaaattgcagaaaattacACATAATTTTCTTAAACCTGCCTTAAATTAAGCAtttctatcacaatggcaaaataagctaataATTTCATAGGTATgtggatttttcaataaattttgcctgaacccgcgccatggattttccttcaagtaaagctagcatttccggtcaagacgcacttccggagAAGCCCAAAATTTTAATCTCTAACCCATTActgtttaaaatgtttgttttttagatGGAACTTAAATCAAACCatccatattggatgtaccaatttcagaatatatttgattcttatttttttatgcATGGTTCAAAACAGGGGCTCCCGCTGTTCTTCTGTGGTCTGCTACCTTAGAAAATGTAAAGGGTACACACCATAGTTTGTGAATACAATTTTATGTTGTGAACTTTCCAAATGAGTCCATTTGATAAGAATGTTTCAcacgaataaaaaaaaacccagactTGATCATTCATATACttgttttttttgggttttttttttttttaaagttttatgagaaatgcatgtatataaagTGTACTCTTATTTGAGAAAATTTGTAAGCATACATTGATATCTTACGTAAGACATAATCACATCGAagttttatgtttgtttgttggtATATAtcttacaaagaaaacaattgAATGACATATGTATGCATTAAAATTAATTCAGATTTGATAACATATTATTTTCTCTGCATTATTAATGTTTAAAGTCCACttacttttatacatttgtatatatatatctgtctaagccagacatctatctgtcataatgtctaagtctggtgtcagggccagagtatctcgggctaatatCAGTTgtagtaaaaaaatatatgtatttatgtatacggatatgtttctttttaaaaaatatgataacataACGTCACTGTATACACGTATATTTTTACGTCAAATTATGGAACCAGATTATGCATTTTCCCATTAACATAGTACTACGAGTAAAAGTAGCGACAGGTCTTACGAGGACTTTATAAATATGTACTGGTATATGATCGTGGTCACATAAAGCAGACAACTAGtattattcttattttattCAGTATAATGTCATAGACAAAAGTGCCATGCAATGTAACCGTGTGATTCCGTTCTGTGTCCTGATCAGCTTGCTGGTGCTACCTACATGGAAGTTCACAAAGCTGGCGGAGGAATACATTACACCGTAGAACACGCCCAAAAGCTTCCGAGGATGAACTATATGACAAATTGAAACAAAGACTTAATTTATTGATGAAATCCGAGACTAGTTTAGTGGAGTGTAAAAGTGGTTATGGATTAAACAAAGACACGAAAGTAAAGAAGCTGAGAGTGATTGACAGGGCGAGGAAGGACCTTCCTATTGGAATCTCCTCAACATTCTGTGGGCCCACGCAGTACCAAAGTAAGGACAGCCTTTTGACAAGCTTATACactgtacttgtaaaattactACATTTCACTGATcatgatttccaacaaaatgTAAACTGATATcccaatttaaaaaaagttagtaatgtattataatgttcACTGAAATGATATGATTAGATTATGGTTTTATTTGAAATCTTCTATCgattatattttattacaattattttgttATGCGGTCTGTAAAATGTTCATACTAACATAACCGTGATGTTCACAGGGGAGGAAATTCAGAGGACGCCACAAACGACGTCATTTCTGTCCAGTTGCCATGTATCCAGAATTTGATGGACAGGAAGGAGTTAGCCGTAGATAATAAAGATGTGTTTTGTGAACAGGGTGTCTTTGATATCGCTCCAATCTTGTCGTTTTCTCACTGCTGGCAGACATCGGTTtacagaaacatacatgtactacttTTAATTCAACATAAAACTGACTGCCCTTATCTTAACTAGAACTCATGTCGCGCACGGTATACTGCTTCTTAATCATCTCTGGCAATTGCCTACATATAGAACAGTAAAATGAATCAAATAGAACATGTCACACAATCCATAATTAAGTTATAATAATCATCGAACTCTACATAGCTAGAAATGTTTATCAAAAGCAAACATTAACACTGCGTAGCAAATTAAAACCATGGGCTATTACACTGGTTGTTACTGTAAAAAACCACGTACATGGTACATGTCTCATTCAATAGATCGTGGTCAAGTCCGCACATTACACGCAGGTTAAAACCTTTGTTTCTTTATAGCTAAGTGATAATATAGTGTTCATCACTAACATTAGAGACTTTTTATCCTTAGTAATAGCGTCTATCTCGTTTATGATAGCATCGCAAACACAATGGACGTAGAAGACATTTCTTTGGTAAAGAAATCATCATAAAGTGACGTGACACCTTCCGTGAAGTAAATTTTTTCAGTGTATCGCACGAGAAATATTTTgatcagcatttttttttatagcaaggacatatataataaacataaacagattaagtccttcataaaatgtttaactttgtatgcatcgaatattgttttcaaaacgACAAGGTGTGCGAAATAGTTTTAAGTCCTGCCAAATGTGTATACGTGTGCATTTGCTTCATGGAACCTGGTGcattgcaaagcattggaaatatgaaaaatcGTCCACAGACGTTAAAAGACGACATTAGAAATTGCAttctattgtgtcaaccgattaag
This genomic interval carries:
- the LOC138305153 gene encoding cilia- and flagella-associated protein 100-like isoform X3 translates to MADSPNRSNPGSPDTDVSGKKSRQAISGQSGRVTFPNSAKSGSSRSIMSADDAGAQGNPFKMAPDSDIFVLRDKERQRKKQERLRQRGLHVHEKTTYSSKVNFRTASMIRPADSDEEKDGEDGDKTVSVKDDPQYTIRVTRDRHVEKESLAEYIAKKREMFLVQYSLGVKRDEMKKLEEMAQKEEKKLELAEQYLEEDAAMFDEFLKENDANSAEAVREAENETKAKLEKVAEVKKINTQMMTIKSEISKYEDTLKEYQLYRKFLDSLTPQEVREERDIKRQKRREEKQREQEKNMQVLKKSGGALADKSKKKVPSKTGSAIKKSDQDSVISAMLDSDEDSDEELDLYFTDPHQLLDIFAELEEQNLSLIQNSQETEEALEEMKQTIKQTKIKMEKETQILKDQIDKLNTQILKEEARAEDLKIKAKMFSYGEFKAEDQEKMLQALNKKVEEVYRSCIGDNEANISTLQMLTNIENRLEELFEQIETMPQDKVEAAEKAKEKERRLKLREEKMEQQRLHQEERVRKALERAKAEPKKQVREGNDTLVILQMFKMNNTLLHTSCIKVANVTTLKLLHTCMSPSE
- the LOC138305153 gene encoding cilia- and flagella-associated protein 100-like isoform X2 — translated: MQFIHADIDKKFMNFLLTMADSPNRSNPGSPDTDVSGKKSRQAISGQSGRVTFPNSAKSGSSRSIMSADDAGAQGNPFKMAPDSDIFVLRDKERQRKKQERLRQRGLHVHEKTTYSSKVNFRTASMIRPADSDEEKDGEDGDKTVSVKDDPQYTIRVTRDRHVEKESLAEYIAKKREMFLVQYSLGVKRDEMKKLEEMAQKEEKKLELAEQYLEEDAAMFDEFLKENDANSAEAVREAENETKAKLEKVAEVKKINTQMMTIKSEISKYEDTLKEYQLYRKFLDSLTPQEVREERDIKRQKRREEKQREQEKNMQVLKKSGGALADKSKKKVPSKTGSAIKKSDQDSVISAMLDSDEDSDEELDLYFTDPHQLLDIFAELEEQNLSLIQNSQETEEALEEMKQTIKQTKIKMEKETQILKDQIDKLNTQILKEEARAEDLKIKAKMFSYGEFKAEDQEKMLQALNKKVEEVYRSCIGDNEANISTLQMLTNIENRLEELFEQIETMPQDKVEAAEKAKEKERRLKLREEKMEQQRLHQEERVRKALERAKAEPKKQTGRKLVFRSEPPRHKKKEDERDDQASREEEELAYFFQY
- the LOC138305153 gene encoding cilia- and flagella-associated protein 100-like isoform X1, coding for MQFIHADIDKKFMNFLLTMADSPNRSNPGSPDTDVSGKKSRQAISGQSGRVTFPNSAKSGSSRSIMSADDAGAQGNPFKMAPDSDIFVLRDKERQRKKQERLRQRGLHVHEKTTYSSKVNFRTASMIRPADSDEEKDGEDGDKTVSVKDDPQYTIRVTRDRHVEKESLAEYIAKKREMFLVQYSLGVKRDEMKKLEEMAQKEEKKLELAEQYLEEDAAMFDEFLKENDANSAEAVREAENETKAKLEKVAEVKKINTQMMTIKSEISKYEDTLKEYQLYRKFLDSLTPQEVREERDIKRQKRREEKQREQEKNMQVLKKSGGALADKSKKKVPSKTGSAIKKSDQDSVISAMLDSDEDSDEELDLYFTDPHQLLDIFAELEEQNLSLIQNSQETEEALEEMKQTIKQTKIKMEKETQILKDQIDKLNTQILKEEARAEDLKIKAKMFSYGEFKAEDQEKMLQALNKKVEEVYRSCIGDNEANISTLQMLTNIENRLEELFEQIETMPQDKVEAAEKAKEKERRLKLREEKMEQQRLHQEERVRKALERAKAEPKKQVREGNDTLVILQMFKMNNTLLHTSCIKVANVTTLKLLHTCMSPSE